One segment of Coffea arabica cultivar ET-39 chromosome 7c, Coffea Arabica ET-39 HiFi, whole genome shotgun sequence DNA contains the following:
- the LOC113698550 gene encoding protein MKS1 gives MDPQDFSTGGRPSPRRELQGPRPAPLKVSKDSHKIKKPPVAPQLHHLNQPAPPHLQPTVDSEHRQPVVIYAVSPKVIHTTVNDFMNLVQRLTGRSPRPGNTPTAAGDLSPAARLASVEKASPSEREKERQQRVGSDFAEDLMEILEGTSFEMGQNPGILSPAPGTLPPVSLPGLFSPAPDPFLNWNNMFLPSPSFLLSSPLISPSIPSYDLFNTFFDF, from the coding sequence ATGGATCCACAGGATTTTTCCACCGGCGGCAGGCCGTCTCCTAGGAGAGAGCTACAGGGCCCACGTCCAGCTCCACTTAAAGTAAGCAAAGACTCCCacaaaatcaagaaaccacCAGTCGCACCGCAGCTGCACCACCTCAATCAGCCTGCTCCGCCGCATCTTCAGCCCACAGTCGACAGCGAGCACCGCCAACCGGTGGTCATCTACGCCGTTTCCCCGAAAGTAATCCACACCACAGTCAATGACTTCATGAACTTGGTCCAACGTCTCACTGGCCGTTCTCCTCGTCCAGGCAACACCCCAACTGCCGCAGGCGATCTCTCTCCGGCAGCCCGTTTAGCTTCGGTGGAGAAAGCTAGCCCGTCGgaaagggaaaaagagagaCAGCAAAGGGTTGGTTCTGATTTTGCTGAAGATTTGATGGAAATTCTTGAAGGAACTAGTTTTGAAATGGGTCAAAATCCCGGGATACTATCGCCGGCCCCGGGGACTCTGCCCCCCGTTTCGCTTCCGGGACTCTTCTCGCCGGCGCCGGATCCATTTTTGAACTGGAATAATATGTTCTTACCAAGCCCATCATTCTTGCTTTCTTCACCACTCATTTCACCATCCATTCCTTCGTATGATCTCTTCAACACATTCTTTGACTTTTAG